The DNA segment GGGATTTTCGGGAGAAGGGAAGGCTTTGGAACATATGACAGAAAATGTGCCGGTAGAATGGGTATATGGACTGAATAGTTTACTGAAATCCAATGAGACTTTTGACCCTACTTTGCTGTCTATAGAACACGATATCGATTTTGGAACAATGGACCAGCTGACCTCAAGTTTATCTTCCATCGGCCTGTTGGGATATGATCTGATGGGACGGAGCCATTTTTACAGGCAATTGCCATTTAAAACGCAGCGCATCCTGAGCTTAAACCCGAGGTTAAAAAATGCAAAAAAGCTGGTGGATAATGAGGAGGTTCAGATTTTAAGAAATGAAGCAGGATATGTGGAAGCAAACGTAAAGGGGACAGGTGTGCAGCATAAAGTCGTGATGGACCACCAGGGAGACCGCTGTACCTGTGAATGGTTTACGGCATACCAGGGAAAACGAGGCATTTGTAAACACATGCTCGCGGTGAAAATGCTGATCCAATAAAAAGGTCTTCTCCAATATCACGATGATAAGTGTGTAAATTCTTTTTATAGCTCATGAGTTTATATACCAGATATAATAAATTGTTGCAATAGCTTATTGGATGCTACAGGGGAAAATATTGCTGCTTTTTCCGTAATATTGATTATCAATTCTTAGTCAAACTATGATCCTGAAAAAGATAAGCAGCTTTCTTTTATTTTGCGTTTGTATGTTTGGTGGTCTCAACCTACATGCTCAAAAGAAAGATACGCTAAAACAAGATCAGGTAAAAGACAGCTTGAAACAGGATTTTGTAGCAAGAATACATGCTTTTGCAAAGGTGTCTTCGAAAAAGAGTGCGGAAGAATTTGACGCGGATAAAGCAGCTATTGGCCAGATCAAAACATTTGATGAGATCAAGCGCACGATGCAAAAGGCAAAGATTTACCTCAAACGTAATCTCGATACGGCAGGACCTAAGCAGGAGTTGAAGGAGATAGAGCGGGATTTTGTCATTGCAGGTGATGGTGTTTTTACGAATACCGGCTCTGCACAAACTTTCCGGAATTTAACAACGACCTCCAAGATATTGGCCGAGCTGCTCAATATCGCAAACGCGAGAAAAGTAGTGTTGGATACCCGGCAACAGGACCTGAACAATTTTCGCTACCAACTGGATTCCTTATTGAGCGTACCTGCCTTATTTAAGTTTCCAAAAGATTCGACCACACTGATGAAGTACCTGCAGAAAATTCGGGTGGTGGCCTACGAAACAACTCCTGTAGATTCTGCGCTTAAACAGGCCAGCAATAACATTCAAACCTTACTTAATCAGGTCAATATGACCGTTTTTAAGCTGCAAAGCAGTTTAGATGAAATAGAGTCTTATCAGAAAGATATGGCTAAGCATACCTACAAAAGGGAATTTGATAACATTTGGGCTCCGCCTGCTTATTATCGTCCATTTGGAGAAATACTGGAATTTTCAAAAACGAAAGGATTGCTGACACTCAGCTTTTATGCGGAAAATAATACGGGTAAGTTAATCATGTTGGTTTTATTGATCGTCACTTCTTTTGTCTATTTGCGGTCACTCAAGAATATTTATATCGAAAACAAATTGCTGAAACCTGATTTCGACGGTCAGCTGGTACTCCGGTATCCGGCATTGTCGGCAATATTGATCGTGGTTAGCTTGTTTCAGTTCTTTTTTATATCACCTCCTTTTATATTAAATGTGATTTTCTGGGTGGCATCCTGCATTTCCCTGACCATCATTTTTAATAAATATGTGAATAAATACTGGATGCGGGTATGGCTGATAATGGTCGTGCTTTTTATCATCGCTGCAATTGTTAATCTGGTATTACAGGCATCGAGAATTGAACGTTGGTTTATGCTGATGATTTCGATACTTGGGTTTGTAGCAGGATTGATCACATTAATCAAAGGCCGCCGGGAAGAGCTGAGAGAAAAGTGGATCATCTGGTCCATCACTTTTATGGTTTTACTGGAATTCGCGGCCATACTTGCAAATGTGTTTGGGCGGCATAACCTCGCAAAAACATTGTTTATTAGTGGTTTCCTGAATGTGGTGATTGCTATTGTTTTTCTTTGGACGGTACGTCTGATCAACGAAGGTTTGTTTCTGGCTTTTAACGTGTATTCCGGACAAGACCGGAAACTCTTTTACCTCAACTTTGAGCGGGTGGGTAAAAAAGCCCCGATGCTATTTTATGTATTGCTTGTAATTGGCTGGATGGTATTGTTTGGTCGAAATTTCCCTGCATTTAACTACCTCTCTACACCACTTCAGAATTTTTTCAGTCAGGACCGAACCCTTGGTGGTTATACTTTTAGTATTTATAACCTGGTTCTGTTTCTTGCCATTATGCTTATTTCGGTAATTGTATCGAAAATTGTTTCCTTTTTTGCGTCTGATAGGCATTTGGTTTCCGGTAAAGACGACCAGCAGGAGCGGCAGGGTATAGGCAGTTGGCTGCTGCTCGTTCGTATTTCCATTCTCTGCATTGGGTTGTTTTTAGCCATTGCAGCTGCGGGAATCCCGGTAGACCGGATCACTATTGTTTTAGGAGCATTGGGCGTAGGGATTGGTTTTGGCTTGCAAACATTAGTGAACAACCTGGTGAGTGGGCTGATCATTGCATTTGAAAAACCAGTGAACGTAGGGGATATTGTTGAGATTGGAGGCCAGGGAGGAAAGATGAAATCCATTGGATTTCGAAGCAGTGTAGTTTCTAATTGGGATGGAGCGGATGTCGTGATGCCCAACGGCGATTTACTAAATTCTCATTTGATCAATTGGTCTCTTGGTGGAAACCGAAAACGAATGTCCATTATGATTGGC comes from the Pedobacter sp. FW305-3-2-15-E-R2A2 genome and includes:
- a CDS encoding mechanosensitive ion channel domain-containing protein, with protein sequence MFGGLNLHAQKKDTLKQDQVKDSLKQDFVARIHAFAKVSSKKSAEEFDADKAAIGQIKTFDEIKRTMQKAKIYLKRNLDTAGPKQELKEIERDFVIAGDGVFTNTGSAQTFRNLTTTSKILAELLNIANARKVVLDTRQQDLNNFRYQLDSLLSVPALFKFPKDSTTLMKYLQKIRVVAYETTPVDSALKQASNNIQTLLNQVNMTVFKLQSSLDEIESYQKDMAKHTYKREFDNIWAPPAYYRPFGEILEFSKTKGLLTLSFYAENNTGKLIMLVLLIVTSFVYLRSLKNIYIENKLLKPDFDGQLVLRYPALSAILIVVSLFQFFFISPPFILNVIFWVASCISLTIIFNKYVNKYWMRVWLIMVVLFIIAAIVNLVLQASRIERWFMLMISILGFVAGLITLIKGRREELREKWIIWSITFMVLLEFAAILANVFGRHNLAKTLFISGFLNVVIAIVFLWTVRLINEGLFLAFNVYSGQDRKLFYLNFERVGKKAPMLFYVLLVIGWMVLFGRNFPAFNYLSTPLQNFFSQDRTLGGYTFSIYNLVLFLAIMLISVIVSKIVSFFASDRHLVSGKDDQQERQGIGSWLLLVRISILCIGLFLAIAAAGIPVDRITIVLGALGVGIGFGLQTLVNNLVSGLIIAFEKPVNVGDIVEIGGQGGKMKSIGFRSSVVSNWDGADVVMPNGDLLNSHLINWSLGGNRKRMSIMIGIAYDSDLEKCRQILIGILDSDQRINKNPGPVVQFEQFSNSAIDLRIYFWTKHIADIAATRSDLIMAIVDAFKTNGIVMPFPQQDIYLHTPEKTDPEN